The window CCGGCCGGAGGACCCCTACGGGCTCTCGAAGGTGACCGCGGAGGCGGCCGCCGGCGCGGTCGCGCGCCGCGAGGGCGTCCCGGCGGTCTCGGTCCGCCCCTCGTGGATCCAGTCCCCCGGCGCGTACGCCTGTCGGGGCGACGAGTACGTCGACGACCTCGACGCCGGCGCCGGCAACTTCTGGTCGTACGTCGACGCCCGCGACGTCGCCGACCTCGTCGCCGACGCGCTCGCGGGGACCGCGGGGTCGAACCCGGCGGTGGCGTCCGGGACCCACGAGGCCGTCAACTGCGTCGCGGCCGACAACGCGCTCGGACGCCCGCTGCTCGACCTCCTGCGCGAATCGTACGGCGAGATTCCGGACGACTGCGCCGTCGACGAGGGCGACGACCGGGGCGCCTACGCGATTCAAAAGGCCGAGCGGCTGTTCGGGTGGGAGCCGAGCCGGTCGTGGCGCGAGGCGGCCGACGAGGATGTCCCCGAGCCGACGCTGTTTGAGCGGTAGATCGGGAGCAAACTCCTTATAAATCGTGTTGTGGTGGCGTGCGCCTGCTCGCGCCCATCGGGGCGCGAGCAGACCGCACGAGGGAGTCGGACCGGCGCAACCGCGCCGGTCCGACGAGGCTGGGGAGGCGTGAGGTGCGGTTGCGGTGCGGCCGGGTGGGACTCAAAGGGGCAGCCGCGAGGGCGAAGCACGCCGCAGCAAGCACTGGAAGGAGCGAACGAAGTGAGCGACTGAAGCGCGCAGCAAGGCGCGCGAGCCGTCGCGGCTGGGGCTTTGGAGGTGTTCACAGACGGTCCGTCAGCAACTGTTTATACGCGAGCGGCTGGGGCTTTGGCGGTGTTCACAGACGGTCCGTCAGCAACTGTTTATACGCGAGCGGCTGGGGCTTTGGAGGTGTTCACCGTCAATTCAACCTCATCTGTTTATAAACAAACGATTGAGACCGCAGGACCGCTCAAGAAACGGCCGAGAATCATTTATAAACGACCGACATATCGTATCGATTCTTAAATCGACAGGATCGCGTTCACCAGCGTCCGGGTCGCGATCGCGGTCGCCGCGCCGAGCCACGTCAGGAGGACGAAGTGGATGTACCCGTTCGCGGGGTTGCCGCCGTCGATCCGCCGGATCATCTGCGAGGAGAGGGCGGCGTTGAACAGGACGACCGTCAGGAGGAGGTACTCGATCAGCGGGATGTCGTACGCGCCGGGGTAGACGATCTGGCCGATGTCCATCTCTTCGAGCCCGAAGTCGGCCGTGAGGTCGGCGAGGATCGCGACGATCTCCAGTCCGATGAAGAAGGCGAACGTCGCCGCCGCCGTGATCCCGTACAGCAGCCCGATGAACGTCATCGCGGCCTGCCGCCGCTGCTCGCGGAGCTGGTTCACGGTGTTCATGTTCTTCGAGATCAGCTCGCCGAGCTGCTTCGGATCCCCGCCCATCCGCCGGCCGACGAGGTACATCTCGGAGAACTTCTGAATCAGGTACGAGCGGGTGTCGTACGTGAACTGCTCCCACGCCCCCTCGGTGCTGATCCGCATGTTGAGCCGGCGGTAGAGGCGCTCGATCGCCGGGGAGAGGTCCCCGAAGTTCTTCTCGCGCAGCGTGGTCAACACGTCGGTCGTCGTCGACTGCTTGGCGCTCTCGGTGGCGCCGAGCGCCCGGACGAACGAGGGGAACTCGCCGTCGCGGGCCGTGATCTGCTGTTCCTCCTGCCTGAGGACGACGCCGGTGATGATGAGCGGTGAGATGGGGACCGCGAGGTAAAACGGGAGCCGGACGTCGTCGAGGAAAAAGAGGAGGCCGGGGAGGCCGGGGCCGTAGCCGAACATCCCGGCCGCGGTGATCCCGATGAGCAGGAAGGAGAGCCCGCCGCCGACCCCGAGCGAGGCCCACAGCTTCAGGTCGCCCGGGGCGCGCTCGTCGGGGTGGAACCAGATCGGGTCGTACGGCGACGTCGCCCGGATCATCGCGTAGAAGCCGAGCTGGACGAAGACAAACAGGACGATGACGGCCGCCACCGTCGCCGTCGGGTCGTTGCCCGTGAGGATCGGGAGCACGATGGCGAAGACGAGGGCGAACGTCATCGAGAGGATCATCGACATGTACAGGTCCTTCATCACCTCCAGGTTCGCCAGCGAGGACTCGTACACCGTCTCGTACTTCGCGAGCATGACGTCCTGCTCGGAGACGAGGAACTCCTCTAGCGACTGGCCCGCCCCCATCGTGTAGCCGAGCCGGTCGAAGAAGTCGGCCATCGCGTCGGAGGGGACCTCCTCGGCCCGCCGGCGACAGGCGTCGTCGAGGCTCTGGTTCCAGGTGTCGACGAGGTGGACGACACGGCCGATCTCTTCGGCCGCGACGCCGTACTCCTCCTCCTTCGCGAGGGTCCGGAACACCTCCATGCGGTCGATGTTCGTCGTCGACAGCACGGTCATGTGCGTCATCACGAGGTGGAGCTGGTTGTCGATCTGGTTCTCCAAGCTGGAGAGATAGATCTTCGGGTAGATCACCGCCGCGACCAGCACGAGCCCGCCGAACATCGGGACGGGGACCCGCGCCGCGAACGGCAGCGGGAGGACGAACAGGCCGACGACGCTCGCGGCGAACACGAGCACCGCGGGGAGCAACACGAACCCGACGTACTTCCGCTTCGAGATGTCGAGCTTGTCGTACGACTCCATGACGGCCGAGGTCACCTCGGCCGCGGTCGCGAGCCCGTTGCCGACCTGTTTCACCCCCATTACCTGTCGACTCCATTCATCACCGCGATCACCTGACGTTCCGGTGCATGTCGAAGGGAAGCCCCTCGACGCCGTCGCGCTGGAAGGAGTTGATCGCGTCGTTCACCTCGTGGTAGCCCAAGATGCCCTCTTGGATCATCCGCTCGATGAGCTCCGCGCGGAACTCCAGGTCGTCGTAGATGTCGCGGGTGTCGGCGTAGCCGAGCAGCGTCGCGATCTGCTCTTCGAGCACGTAGGAGTTGTTCATCCCCTGGAAGACGATCTCGTCCTCGACGGGGTCCCAGCTGAACACCTCGCGGGTGACGACCCCCTCCATCTCCTTGGAATACCCCTCGATCTCCTGGACGCTCGTCACCCGGCGCAACACGTCGTTCCCCTGCTTCACCCGGTTCTGGAACAGCGCCACGTCGGCGTTGTCCATGAACGTCTCCGGGACGTTGATCGGCTCGGAGGTGAACCGCTGGATCATCGAGACGATGTCGGACGCGTGGAACGTCAGCATCACCGGGTGGCCCGTCTGGGCCGCCTGGAACGCCATACGTCCCTCGGCGCCGCGGACCTCGCCCACGATGATGTAGTCGGGCCGCGACCGGAGCGCGGCGGCGACCAGGTCGAACATGTCGACGTCGGAGCTCCCCTCGCCGCCCCCCTCGCGGGTCAGCAGCTGCTGCCAGGTGCTGTGCGGCGGGATGACCTCGGCGGTGTCCTCCGCGGTGTATATCTTCGAGTCGTCGGGGATGTACGAGAGGATGGCGTTCAGCGTCGTCGTCTTCCCGGACGCCGTCTCCCCGACCACGAACACCGTCTGCTCGTTCTCCAAGCAGAGCCAGAGGTACGCCGCCAGCTGGGGCGACAGCGTCCCCCAGTTGGTGATCTGGTTGATCGACAGCGGCACCTCGTCGCCCTGCCGGATCGTGAGCGAGGAGCCCTTCAGCGAGACGTCGTCGGAGTAGATGATGTTGATACGCGACCCGTCGGGCAGCGTGGAGTCGACGATGGGATCGGAGTCGGAGAGCGGGTCGCCGATCCGCTCGCCCATGTTGCGCAGCCAGTTGTCGAACTCCTGTTTGGTGCCGAAGTCGACGGTCGTCTCCAGCATGCCGAAGGTGCCGTGGTCGACGTGACACTCCTTGGGGCCGATGACGTGGATGTCCTCGTTGGCCGGGTCGCGCATCACCGGTTCGAGCGGGCCGAGCCCGACGATGTCGCGGTTGAGCCGGTAGCGGATGTTCTCGTACGTCTCCTCGGTGACGGAGAGTTTCCCGAAGTTCCGTATCTTCGAGACGCCTCGGCGCCAGCCGGTGGTCTCGTCGTCGACGTGGGTCACCTCCTCTAACAGCTCCTCGATGAGGTCGTCGTACTCCGCCTCCGAGTCGGGGGCGCTGTGCTGGCCGCTCGCGGTGAGCAGCCGGTTTTTGACCTGGTTGAGGATCTCGGCCTGCGGGCCGGACACCTCCGGCTCGATGGCGTAGTACTTCGTGTCCTGTCCGAGGTCACCGTAGATGTGGCTGTATATCGGCCCGCCGACGGGGTAGATGACGTTCGGGCGGTTCGACTCGTACTCGGATTTCGGTTCCTCGATGAACTGCGGGAACTCCCCCGTGATCTGCTTGAACTCCCGGAGGTGTTCCCGGAGGTGGGGCCGCCGCATGGCGGCCTTTCGGAGCTCTTCCGACGGTTTCGCGGTTCCGTGTTCGGTCATGGTCTACTCGTCGCCTCCGCGCGCTCGGGCCGCGCCCGCCGCGGTCCGCGGGGCGCGCGTCGTCTCCGTCGTTCCGTTGTCGTCGTTCGCGTCCCGCCCGCGCGGGACGACGGTTCCCCCGCGAGCGGTCGGCGCCATCACGCGACGCTGCGGCTCTCGATGACGATCCCGGTGCCCGACCGGACCGAGAATCCGATCGTGTCACCGACCTGTTCGCCCATCCCCGCGAAGCGCTTCACGTTGATCTGCCGGCGGATGTCGTTGCCGACCTCGATCATCTCGAGTTCGAGGAACACGTCGGCGATCGACCGGAACGGGCCGATGGCCTCGTCGTCGACCGCCGAGGGGTCGACGGTGAGCACGACGACCTTCCCCTGCGAGATGATCTCGCGGAAGAACGAGATGATCTCCAGGGCCGCCTGCCGCTCCTCGTTCTTCCGGACGAGCGACTCGAACGTCGGGTCGTTCCGGAAGATGGCGTCGAACGTGTCGAGGAAGATCACGTCGGAGTTCCACATCGCCTCCGCGTTCATCAGCCGCTTGAGCAGCTCCTTCCGCTCGCCGTCGCCGTCGGAGAACGCGCCGCCGGAGTCGAAGTCGGCGTGGAGGAAGAGCAGCTCCTCGTTTAAGAGTGGCTTCACCATATCGTACTCCAGCGAGTGCATCTGGTCGATGAACCCGCGGACGGTGAGCTCCGTCGACATCATCGTGACGGACGCCCCCTCCTCGACGAGCCCGTAGGCGAACCGCTGGGAGATGGCGCTTTTCCCGGCCCCGTAGTCGCCCTCCATGAGGACGATACTGCCCCGCGGGATCCCCCCGCCGAGCTCCTTGTTCAGCCGGTCGCGCTCGCCGAGGCCGATCGAGAGCAGGTTGTCGGCGCGGGGCACGTCAGGTCGCCTCCGTGCGGAACTGGAACAGCTCCTCGTCGCCGTTCACCGTGAGATACACCCGGTGGTCGGTCCCCGGGGCGAGCCCGTTGTCCGTCCCCTCCAACTGGGTGACGTCGATCGTGAGCCGTAAGACGTCGCCGCGGTC is drawn from Halorubrum sp. CBA1229 and contains these coding sequences:
- a CDS encoding NAD(P)-dependent oxidoreductase codes for the protein METVLVTGGRGASGRWVVDRLAGDYEVVVADYDHPGPDVDSAPGVSFRAVDLADRGEALDVVHAVDPDAVVHWAAIPVAGTHPDGRVFETNVHAAKNVLDAAGRADARIVQASSDGAYGFFFAEPTPLPDELPITEAHSLRPEDPYGLSKVTAEAAAGAVARREGVPAVSVRPSWIQSPGAYACRGDEYVDDLDAGAGNFWSYVDARDVADLVADALAGTAGSNPAVASGTHEAVNCVAADNALGRPLLDLLRESYGEIPDDCAVDEGDDRGAYAIQKAERLFGWEPSRSWREAADEDVPEPTLFER
- the flaJ gene encoding archaellar assembly protein FlaJ translates to MGVKQVGNGLATAAEVTSAVMESYDKLDISKRKYVGFVLLPAVLVFAASVVGLFVLPLPFAARVPVPMFGGLVLVAAVIYPKIYLSSLENQIDNQLHLVMTHMTVLSTTNIDRMEVFRTLAKEEEYGVAAEEIGRVVHLVDTWNQSLDDACRRRAEEVPSDAMADFFDRLGYTMGAGQSLEEFLVSEQDVMLAKYETVYESSLANLEVMKDLYMSMILSMTFALVFAIVLPILTGNDPTATVAAVIVLFVFVQLGFYAMIRATSPYDPIWFHPDERAPGDLKLWASLGVGGGLSFLLIGITAAGMFGYGPGLPGLLFFLDDVRLPFYLAVPISPLIITGVVLRQEEQQITARDGEFPSFVRALGATESAKQSTTTDVLTTLREKNFGDLSPAIERLYRRLNMRISTEGAWEQFTYDTRSYLIQKFSEMYLVGRRMGGDPKQLGELISKNMNTVNQLREQRRQAAMTFIGLLYGITAAATFAFFIGLEIVAILADLTADFGLEEMDIGQIVYPGAYDIPLIEYLLLTVVLFNAALSSQMIRRIDGGNPANGYIHFVLLTWLGAATAIATRTLVNAILSI
- a CDS encoding type II/IV secretion system ATPase subunit, translated to MTEHGTAKPSEELRKAAMRRPHLREHLREFKQITGEFPQFIEEPKSEYESNRPNVIYPVGGPIYSHIYGDLGQDTKYYAIEPEVSGPQAEILNQVKNRLLTASGQHSAPDSEAEYDDLIEELLEEVTHVDDETTGWRRGVSKIRNFGKLSVTEETYENIRYRLNRDIVGLGPLEPVMRDPANEDIHVIGPKECHVDHGTFGMLETTVDFGTKQEFDNWLRNMGERIGDPLSDSDPIVDSTLPDGSRINIIYSDDVSLKGSSLTIRQGDEVPLSINQITNWGTLSPQLAAYLWLCLENEQTVFVVGETASGKTTTLNAILSYIPDDSKIYTAEDTAEVIPPHSTWQQLLTREGGGEGSSDVDMFDLVAAALRSRPDYIIVGEVRGAEGRMAFQAAQTGHPVMLTFHASDIVSMIQRFTSEPINVPETFMDNADVALFQNRVKQGNDVLRRVTSVQEIEGYSKEMEGVVTREVFSWDPVEDEIVFQGMNNSYVLEEQIATLLGYADTRDIYDDLEFRAELIERMIQEGILGYHEVNDAINSFQRDGVEGLPFDMHRNVR
- a CDS encoding ATPase domain-containing protein codes for the protein MPRADNLLSIGLGERDRLNKELGGGIPRGSIVLMEGDYGAGKSAISQRFAYGLVEEGASVTMMSTELTVRGFIDQMHSLEYDMVKPLLNEELLFLHADFDSGGAFSDGDGERKELLKRLMNAEAMWNSDVIFLDTFDAIFRNDPTFESLVRKNEERQAALEIISFFREIISQGKVVVLTVDPSAVDDEAIGPFRSIADVFLELEMIEVGNDIRRQINVKRFAGMGEQVGDTIGFSVRSGTGIVIESRSVA